One Caretta caretta isolate rCarCar2 chromosome 6, rCarCar1.hap1, whole genome shotgun sequence genomic region harbors:
- the GPR132 gene encoding putative G-protein coupled receptor 132, which translates to MNESKPECPSMPYEDSRILLVVCYSIVFALGFPANCFTTWLTFVQIRRKNVLAIYIFGLSLCELMYLSTLPLWTTYVQNKHKWEMGSVVCKLTGYIFFCNIYISILLLCCISIDRYVAVVYALESKGVRHQRTAIFITSILFSAVLVIHCPVFILPDGEQTSNRTTCFETLPLNLQLAYFNLARFLAGFAIPCTILIFTNYKIFQSTETSSSLGKRQKAKVKYLALAIITIFLICFAPYHLVLLIRSINFLLHQNGSCAFELRIYSTSAAFLCLSTANSVADPIIYVLASEHVRKDFYESMTKWRYQSSINASLKLKNSKESQEVAQTLENQNLP; encoded by the coding sequence ATGAATGAATCCAAGCCGGAATGCCCATCTATGCCCTATGAGGACAGCAGGATACTGCTGGTTGTGTGCTACAGTATTGTTTTTGCCTTAGGTTTTCCAGCAAATTGCTTTACTACATGGCTAACATTTGTACAGATCCGAAGAAAGAACGTTCTTGCCATCTACATTTTTGGCTTATCGCTGTGCGAGCTGATGTACTTGAGTACCCTGCCCCTCTGGACTACCTAtgtacaaaacaaacacaaatgggAGATGGGGTCAGTGGTTTGCAAGCTAACAGGATATATCTTTTTCTGCAACATATATATCAGCATTCTGCTCTTGTGTTGCATTTCTATTGATCGCTATGTAGCAGTGGTGTATGCTTTGGAATCCAAGGGAGTGAGGCATCAGAGAACTGCAATCTTCATCACATCCATTCTCTTTTCTGCGGTTTTAGTAATCCACTGCCCAGTATTTATTTTACCAGATGGCGAGCAGACTTCAAACCGTACAACCTGCTTTGAGACTTTACCACTCAACTTACAATTGGCTTATTTCAACCTTGCCAGGTTCCTAGCTGGATTTGCCATTCCTTGCACAATCCTCATTTTCACAAACTACAAAATTTTCCAAAGTACCGAAACAAGCAGCAGCTTGGGCAAACGCCAAAAAGCCAAAGTGAAGTACTTGGCTCTGGCCATCATCACCATTTTTCTGATCTGCTTTGCTCCCTACCATTTGGTGCTCCTGATAAGATCCATAAACTTTCTTTTGCATCAGAACGGCTCATGTGCATTTGAACTTCGCATATATTCTACTTCTGCGGCCTTTCTGTGCTTATCCACTGCTAACAGCGTTGCTGATCCAATCATCTATGTCTTGGCTAGTGAACATGTTAGAAAAGATTTCTATGAAAGTATGACAAAATGGAGATATCAGTCATCCATCAATGCCAGCCTCAAGTTGAAAAATTCAAAAGAATCACAGGAAGTAGCACAGACATTGGAAAATCAAAATTTACCATAA